Part of the bacterium genome is shown below.
CTTTGATAAAACACTTTTTACTTCTCGTATTTTATAGCAGTTATTAGTCAAAATTTTACTCAGAGTGGATAAGTAAAAAATCCCAAATCCCAAGCACCAAATCTCAAATAAGCACCAAATTCCAAGTACTAAATACCAAACTATTGGGGGTAATGTTTTGAATTTTGGTCATTCGAATTTGTTTGGAATTTGGAATTTGTGATTTGGAATTTCATAACCATATCTGGGTCAAATTTCGATTAATAAGTGCTATAACTGGTTATTTGGGTATGGAATGGATATTCGAAATCAATTCAGGGATTGTGATTATATTGCAGAATATCATCTAAAAGGAGTGAAATTATGATTGATAGTTTAACAGGATGTTTAAAGGAAAAATTGCCAACATACATTCTTTTAGAAGTCAATGGCGTGGGATATGGCGTCCATATACCTCTTTCAACTTACCATAAATTACCTGAACCAACCGCAGAAATTAGATTGTTGACTTATTTAGCCGTTAGAGAGGATAACCTTTCTTTATATGGATTTTACACACTGGAGGAAAAGGAACTTTTTTTAGACTTAATTTCTACCACAGGCATAGGTCCAAAAAGTGCCTTGACTATCCTTTCAAGTATTGAGGTCAGTCAGTTCAAACAGGCAATCTTCAAAGAGGATATTGTCACTTTAACCTCAATTAGTGGTATTGGCAAAAAAACCGCTCAAAGATTAATCCTTGAACTCAAGGATAAACTCAAGGAAATAGAACTACCTGATATTAAACCACCAGATAAAAAGATATTAGATGATGCTATCTTAGCCTTAATCTCACTTGGGTATAAAAAGGGCACTGCCACTGCCTCAG
Proteins encoded:
- the ruvA gene encoding Holliday junction branch migration protein RuvA, coding for MIDSLTGCLKEKLPTYILLEVNGVGYGVHIPLSTYHKLPEPTAEIRLLTYLAVREDNLSLYGFYTLEEKELFLDLISTTGIGPKSALTILSSIEVSQFKQAIFKEDIVTLTSISGIGKKTAQRLILELKDKLKEIELPDIKPPDKKILDDAILALISLGYKKGTATASVKKAQETLQEEFSIEELIKAALKFL